The following are from one region of the Nicotiana tabacum cultivar K326 chromosome 3, ASM71507v2, whole genome shotgun sequence genome:
- the LOC107763148 gene encoding pentatricopeptide repeat-containing protein At2g27610-like, with product MIIRSPAFHLCYNIARQAKLANQIYYQVITTHSYLVKYPENNTNPSFKDKYYDSNNVNLDVLPLLHQNGFLCDQFSLNKIISTCAKLGLFTVGIQTHCQIIKIGFDSNVFINTALVDMYGKCGVIKLAQKLFDEMPERNVVTWNALISGYLDIHYPENAVAMFLEMLREGISPTPSSVSAVLVGCTQLEACELGAQLHALIWKAGFALNLVVDTVLIDMYSKCLDLETSRRVFDQMPERNVITWTSMITGYAQKQCPFQALTLFKEMLKLGIRPNYVTYSSLLNSFSCPDYLVHCEQVHCHVIQQGFNTNHYLVVTLLSVYSECSCSLEDFQKLCSDTMKWDEISWNAVIAGFSNLAVGGQAFACFARMRRAGFTADHYTFASILKAIGNISGLGEGMQTHCLALKTGYTFEVFIQNGLLSMYTRCGRLEEAERIFSSMEERDLISWNSLLTGCAHHGYGRDVMVMFEEMRRCGIKPDLTTFLAVLSACRHAGLLDEGIKYFDLMKNDNSLPPPKLEHYACIVDLYGRAGHLLEAEAFINNMPIEPGPSVFKSLLSACQLHGNKELAIISSKKLVELCPNDPATYILLANVLASEGNWNDAEGQRKLMLDRGLSKKPGYSWL from the coding sequence ATGATTATAAGATCACCTGCATTTCACCTTTGCTACAACATAGCAAGACAAGCAAAATTAGCCAACCAAATTTATTACCAAGTTATAACAACACATAGCTACCTCGTGAAATACCCAGAAAATAATACCAACCCAAGCTTCAAAGACAAATATTATGACTCAAATAACGTTAATTTAGACGTCTTACCTCTGTTACATCAAAATGGTTTTCTATGTGACCAATTTAGCCTCAATAAAATCATCTCCACTTGTGCAAAGTTGGGTCTTTTCACTGTTGGGATTCAAACCCATTGTCAGATTATCAAAATTGGTTTCGATTCAAATGTATTTATCAACACTGCTCTTGTTGATATGTACGGGAAATGTGGTGTTATAAAACTAGCACAGAAACTGTTCGATGAAATGCCTGAGAGAAACGTGGTGACATGGAATGCTTTGATTTCTGGTTATTTGGACATCCATTACCCTGAAAATGCTGTTGCAATGTTTCTTGAAATGCTAAGAGAGGGTATTAGTCCAACCCCTTCTAGTGTTTCAGCTGTTTTAGTTGGTTGTACTCAGTTAGAAGCATGTGAACTTGGGGCTCAGTTGCATGCTTTGATTTGGAAAGCTGGTTTTGCTTTGAATCTTGTAGTAGATACTGTTTTGATTGATATGTATTCAAAGTGTCTTGATCTTGAGACTTCGAGGAGAGTTTTCGATCAAATGCCTGAAAGGAATGTTATTACTTGGACGTCCATGATTACTGGTTATGCCCAAAAGCAATGCCCTTTCCAGGCTTTGACTTTGTTCAAGGAAATGTTGAAGTTGGGAATTCGACCAAATTATGTTACGTACTCTAGTTTGTTGAACTCATTTTCTTGCCCAGATTACTTGGTTCATTGTGAGCAAGTCCACTGTCATGTAATTCAGCAAGGTTTTAACACTAACCACTACTTGGTGGTAACACTGTTGTCTGTTTACTCAGAGTGTAGTTGTAGCTTAGAAGATTTTCAAAAGTTGTGCTCTGACACTATGAAATGGGATGAAATCTCTTGGAATGCCGTCATTGCTGGTTTCTCTAATTTAGCAGTCGGTGGACAAGCCTTCGCATGCTTTGCTAGAATGAGACGGGCGGGCTTTACTGCTGACCATTACACTTTTGCAAGCATCTTGAAAGCTATTGGGAACATTTCGGGCCTAGGGGAGGGAATGCAGACCCATTGTCTAGCTCTGAAAACAGGATATACTTTCGAAGTTTTCATACAAAACGGGCTTCTTTCCATGTATACAAGATGTGGTAGACTTGAAGAAGCGGAGAGAATATTCTCTTCAATGGAGGAAAGAGACCTCATATCGTGGAACTCGCTTCTTACAGGCTGTGCTCATCATGGTTATGGTAGGGATGTGATGGTTATGTTTGAAGAAATGAGGAGATGTGGTATTAAACCAGATCTAACCACATTCCTCGCTGTACTTTCAGCATGTAGACATGCTGGCCTGCTCGACGAAGGGATTAAATATTTTGATTTGATGAAGAATGACAATTCCCTACCACCACCAAAGCTAGAGCATTATGCTTGCATAGTCGACCTTTATGGCCGTGCTGGTCATCTACTTGAAGCAGAGGCCTTTATTAACAATATGCCAATAGAGCCAGGACCTTCGGTTTTTAAAAGCCTATTAAGTGCTTGCCAACTTCATGGTAACAAGGAACTTGCCATTATTTCTTCCAAGAAGCTTGTTGAACTTTGCCCTAACGATCCTGCAACGTACATATTGCTAGCAAATGTGCTAGCATCGGAAGGGAATTGGAATGATGCAGAGGGACAGCGCAAGCTTATGTTGGATAGAGGTTTGAGTAAGAAACCTGGTTATAGCTGGCTATGA